A region from the Simiduia sp. 21SJ11W-1 genome encodes:
- a CDS encoding sugar MFS transporter, which produces MASTAEGNQYQLNDSSKSKRFHGPLAALTTLFFMWGFLTCLNDILIPHLKSVFSLNYTQAMLVQFCFFGAYFVVSMPAGALVRRIGFKQGIVLGLIIAALGCLLFYPAASLRVYSLFLGALFVLAAGITILQVSANPYVTALGPQATASSRLTMTQAFNSLGTTLAPFFGASLILSAAVLGTEQIAALSASELDAYRTAEASAVQMPYVGLALSLLVLAGIFAWLKLPSITPDAGVIQGTEDSIWNHPHLLLGAVGIFLYVGAEVAIGSLLVNYFALEHVAGMEEAKAAEYIAYYWGGAMVGRFIGAAVMQRVSAPKVLIFNALMSVALIAVSITSSGNIAMWSILAVGLFNSIMFPTIFALAVAGLGRLTSNGSGLLCLAIVGGAVVPLFQGMLADGFGLQISFVLPLACYIYIAYYGFKGWIPR; this is translated from the coding sequence CCTTACCTGCCTCAACGACATCCTGATACCGCACCTGAAAAGCGTGTTTTCACTTAACTACACACAAGCAATGCTGGTGCAGTTTTGTTTTTTTGGGGCCTATTTTGTTGTATCGATGCCCGCCGGAGCACTGGTGCGCCGCATCGGTTTCAAACAGGGCATCGTATTGGGCCTAATCATTGCAGCCCTTGGCTGCCTGCTGTTCTACCCTGCTGCGAGCCTGCGTGTTTACAGCCTGTTTTTGGGCGCCCTGTTTGTACTTGCCGCGGGGATCACCATCTTGCAGGTATCAGCTAACCCCTATGTGACCGCACTTGGGCCGCAGGCTACGGCCTCCAGCCGGCTGACCATGACCCAGGCGTTCAACTCTCTCGGCACCACTTTGGCGCCCTTCTTCGGGGCCAGCCTTATTTTGTCTGCTGCCGTACTGGGCACAGAGCAAATTGCCGCACTTTCAGCCTCTGAGCTTGACGCCTACCGCACGGCGGAAGCCTCCGCTGTACAAATGCCCTACGTCGGCCTTGCACTTTCGTTATTGGTATTGGCCGGTATTTTCGCCTGGCTGAAACTGCCCAGCATCACACCCGATGCAGGTGTTATTCAAGGCACTGAAGACAGCATATGGAACCACCCGCACCTGCTGCTGGGTGCCGTTGGCATATTTTTATACGTTGGCGCAGAGGTAGCCATTGGCTCACTGCTGGTAAATTACTTTGCACTAGAGCATGTGGCCGGCATGGAAGAAGCCAAGGCTGCAGAATACATTGCCTACTATTGGGGCGGAGCCATGGTAGGTCGCTTTATTGGCGCTGCGGTAATGCAGCGCGTGAGTGCCCCAAAGGTGCTGATTTTCAATGCATTGATGAGCGTGGCACTGATTGCTGTATCTATAACAAGCTCCGGCAACATTGCAATGTGGAGCATTCTCGCGGTGGGCCTGTTTAACTCCATTATGTTTCCCACCATTTTCGCGCTGGCAGTGGCAGGGCTCGGGCGGCTCACCAGCAACGGCTCAGGCCTGCTGTGCCTTGCCATTGTTGGCGGCGCGGTGGTGCCTTTGTTTCAGGGCATGCTCGCAGACGGGTTTGGCCTGCAAATCTCCTTCGTACTGCCACTGGCTTGCTACATCTACATTGCCTATTACGGCTTCAAGGGTTGGATACCTCGTTAA